The following are from one region of the Bacillus methanolicus MGA3 genome:
- a CDS encoding zinc metallopeptidase: MYLLYFAVIILVPLWAQLKVSGAYKKYSRVPSSTQMRGADVARKILDANGLYHVGVEEIGGFLSDHYDPRTKTVRLSSANYHGHSLAAAAIAAHEVGHAIQDEQDYAFLRFRHALVPVANIGSNFAWILIMIGIFAHLSGMLLLGIIFMASAVLFQVITLPVEFNASNRAMDQVVSLGVIRNDEERETRKVLKAAALTYVAAAAVAVLELVRLVLIFTGMTRDE, encoded by the coding sequence ATGTATTTACTTTACTTCGCGGTCATTATACTCGTACCTCTTTGGGCACAACTGAAAGTGAGTGGAGCATATAAAAAATATTCAAGAGTTCCTTCGTCAACACAGATGAGAGGTGCTGATGTAGCAAGAAAGATTTTAGACGCGAATGGACTTTATCATGTTGGTGTAGAGGAAATAGGAGGATTTTTGAGTGATCATTATGATCCTCGCACGAAAACGGTTAGATTGTCTTCTGCCAACTATCATGGGCATTCTCTTGCAGCTGCTGCGATTGCTGCGCACGAAGTGGGCCATGCTATACAGGACGAGCAGGACTATGCATTTTTGCGTTTTCGCCATGCGCTTGTCCCTGTTGCAAATATTGGTTCCAATTTTGCCTGGATTCTTATTATGATCGGGATTTTTGCTCATTTGAGCGGAATGTTGCTATTAGGGATTATCTTTATGGCATCAGCCGTGCTTTTCCAAGTTATTACTCTTCCAGTTGAATTTAATGCCTCAAACAGGGCAATGGATCAAGTCGTTTCACTTGGTGTAATACGCAATGATGAAGAACGGGAGACGAGAAAAGTATTGAAGGCAGCAGCATTAACTTATGTTGCTGCAGCCGCAGTTGCTGTACTTGAATTAGTTCGCTTAGTATTAATTTTTACAGGAATGACGAGAGATGAATAA
- the ypjB gene encoding sporulation protein YpjB translates to MRAIAAIIMLTVFLLPPFTVFAEQTSPKNKLDEISDEALQMVKLQKYHEAEKLLKYFSKQFLPFTVKEHSFSMDELRIVTVAHKDAIEASVSPTMTYEERLNQVTKFRLVVDAVTSNHQPLWTEMEGPIMSAFKNVKKSVYNGDSEHFNSNLNSFLSLYEVVYPSMRLDVPPERMEKVDARINFLDQFRPQVLSQVSSRQELEALQVDLQKIFDETNEDDADPSLWWVMISTGSIIILTLTYVGWRKYKGDREKERNRSRELKD, encoded by the coding sequence ATGAGAGCAATTGCCGCCATAATCATGCTGACTGTTTTCCTGCTGCCGCCATTCACAGTATTTGCAGAACAAACGTCGCCTAAAAATAAGCTTGATGAAATTTCAGATGAAGCTTTACAAATGGTAAAATTACAAAAATATCACGAAGCCGAAAAATTATTGAAATATTTTTCTAAACAATTTTTACCGTTCACTGTTAAAGAACATTCATTTTCAATGGATGAGTTAAGAATTGTAACAGTGGCTCATAAAGATGCCATTGAAGCATCTGTAAGTCCGACTATGACTTATGAAGAGAGATTAAACCAGGTAACGAAGTTCCGGCTTGTTGTTGATGCTGTTACTTCCAACCATCAGCCTTTGTGGACAGAAATGGAAGGACCGATCATGTCTGCATTTAAGAACGTGAAAAAATCTGTATATAACGGGGACAGTGAACATTTTAATTCTAATCTGAATTCATTTTTATCTCTTTATGAAGTTGTCTACCCGAGCATGAGACTTGATGTTCCACCTGAAAGAATGGAAAAAGTTGATGCACGTATAAATTTCTTAGACCAATTTCGTCCTCAAGTGCTTTCACAGGTTTCAAGTCGGCAGGAGCTTGAGGCCTTACAAGTAGATTTGCAAAAGATTTTTGATGAGACGAATGAAGATGATGCCGATCCGTCCCTCTGGTGGGTAATGATTTCAACTGGAAGTATTATTATTCTTACATTGACTTACGTTGGCTGGAGAAAATATAAAGGTGACCGTGAAAAGGAGAGAAATCGGTCAAGAGAGCTAAAAGATTGA
- a CDS encoding DUF1405 domain-containing protein has product MKWIYPVLANRTVLWGLLLINIAGTIYGYYWYKWQLVDTPAVFVPFVPDSPTASLFFVFVLIAFLLNKNWPLFEALAMVTLFKYGIWAVVMNLLVYIVKGELDFVAYMLIFSHLGMAIQGVLYAPFYRIKMRHLVITGIWVLHNEIIDYVFFQMPRYPVLQLYSQEIGYFTFWLSIASLFLAYFLCMRPRRFTLELKS; this is encoded by the coding sequence ATGAAGTGGATTTATCCGGTTTTAGCAAACAGAACTGTTTTATGGGGGTTGCTTCTCATTAACATTGCGGGTACGATTTATGGATACTATTGGTATAAATGGCAGCTCGTCGATACGCCTGCGGTTTTCGTGCCATTTGTTCCGGACAGTCCGACAGCCAGCTTGTTTTTTGTTTTTGTACTTATCGCTTTTCTTTTGAATAAAAACTGGCCTTTATTTGAAGCTTTGGCAATGGTAACTTTGTTTAAGTACGGAATTTGGGCAGTTGTCATGAATTTATTGGTTTACATCGTAAAAGGTGAATTGGATTTTGTGGCGTATATGCTGATTTTTTCTCATTTAGGAATGGCCATTCAAGGAGTGTTATATGCACCGTTTTATCGGATTAAAATGCGTCATCTAGTTATTACGGGAATTTGGGTGCTTCACAATGAAATAATTGACTATGTGTTTTTTCAAATGCCTCGTTATCCAGTTTTGCAACTATATTCGCAAGAAATTGGATACTTTACGTTTTGGCTCAGTATTGCATCACTGTTCCTTGCTTATTTTCTTTGTATGAGGCCCCGCAGGTTTACATTAGAATTAAAGTCATAA
- a CDS encoding menaquinol-cytochrome c reductase cytochrome b/c subunit translates to MHRGKGMKFVGDSRVPAERKPNIPKDYSEYPGKTEAFWPNFLLKEWMVGAVFLIGYLCLTVAHPSPLERVADPTDTSYIPLPDWYFLFLYQLLKYTYASGPYNVIGAIVIPGLAFGSLLLAPFIDRGPERRPSKRPLATGFMLLALASMVFLTWQAAAHHDWKAAERQGKIVAQVNIDKESEGYKIYKAKGCINCHGAELSGGAGAPALIDTGLKPEEVAKIAKNGKGNMPAGIFKGTDDELKKLSEFIAGLQSK, encoded by the coding sequence ATGCATCGTGGAAAAGGTATGAAGTTCGTAGGAGACTCCCGTGTTCCCGCGGAACGCAAGCCTAACATTCCGAAGGATTATTCGGAATACCCTGGAAAGACTGAGGCTTTCTGGCCTAACTTTCTTCTGAAAGAATGGATGGTAGGTGCAGTTTTCCTCATTGGGTATTTGTGTCTGACAGTTGCTCACCCTTCTCCATTAGAGAGGGTTGCTGATCCGACTGATACAAGTTACATTCCACTGCCAGACTGGTATTTCTTATTTCTATACCAATTATTAAAATACACATATGCATCCGGTCCGTATAATGTTATTGGTGCGATTGTCATTCCTGGACTTGCTTTCGGATCGCTGTTGTTGGCTCCGTTTATTGACAGAGGTCCTGAGCGCCGTCCGTCAAAACGCCCTTTGGCAACTGGATTTATGCTTTTAGCTTTGGCTTCAATGGTTTTCTTAACTTGGCAAGCTGCTGCACACCACGACTGGAAAGCTGCAGAGCGGCAAGGGAAGATTGTAGCTCAAGTTAATATTGATAAGGAATCAGAAGGATACAAAATTTACAAAGCTAAAGGCTGTATTAACTGCCATGGCGCTGAATTATCAGGCGGCGCCGGTGCACCTGCCCTTATTGATACCGGTTTGAAACCTGAAGAGGTAGCTAAAATAGCTAAAAATGGTAAAGGCAACATGCCTGCCGGTATTTTTAAAGGTACTGATGATGAACTGAAAAAACTGTCAGAGTTCATTGCAGGTCTTCAAAGTAAATAA
- the qcrB gene encoding menaquinol-cytochrome c reductase cytochrome b subunit, which produces MLNKIYDWVDERLDITPLWRDIADHEVPEHVNPAHHFSAFVYCFGGLTFFVTVIQILSGMFLTMYYVPDIKNAWQSVYYLQNEVAFGQIVRGMHHWGASLVIVMMFLHTLRVFFQGAYKKPRELNWIVGVLIFFVMLGLGFTGYLLPWDMKALFATKVGLQIAESVPLIGKYVKILLAGDEHIVGAQTLTRFFAIHVFFLPAALLGLMAAHFLMIRRQGISGPL; this is translated from the coding sequence TTGTTAAACAAAATATATGATTGGGTCGATGAACGTTTAGATATTACGCCTTTGTGGCGCGATATTGCAGACCATGAAGTTCCGGAACATGTAAACCCAGCACACCATTTTTCAGCATTTGTTTACTGTTTCGGCGGATTAACGTTTTTCGTAACTGTGATTCAAATCCTTTCTGGTATGTTTTTAACGATGTATTATGTACCAGATATTAAAAATGCTTGGCAATCTGTATACTATCTTCAAAATGAAGTTGCATTTGGCCAGATTGTTCGCGGAATGCACCACTGGGGAGCAAGTTTGGTTATCGTAATGATGTTTTTACATACGCTTCGCGTATTCTTCCAAGGAGCTTATAAGAAACCTCGAGAACTAAACTGGATTGTCGGAGTTTTAATTTTCTTCGTTATGTTAGGTTTAGGTTTCACAGGATATTTGCTTCCTTGGGATATGAAAGCTCTGTTTGCGACAAAAGTAGGTTTGCAGATTGCGGAATCCGTTCCGCTTATTGGTAAGTATGTGAAAATTTTGCTTGCCGGTGATGAGCATATCGTCGGGGCACAAACGCTGACCAGGTTCTTTGCGATTCACGTATTTTTCCTGCCGGCTGCATTACTTGGTTTGATGGCTGCGCATTTCTTAATGATCCGCAGACAAGGAATTTCTGGTCCTCTGTAA
- a CDS encoding ubiquinol-cytochrome c reductase iron-sulfur subunit: protein MSKHRVTRRQFLSYTLTGVGGFMAAGMLMPMVRFAVDPLLKGGAGDNFVPTDKKVSDITSEPTRVDFSFKQKDAWYESEVTNTAWVYKNEKGEIVALSPICKHLGCTVDWNKDKEHPNQFFCPCHYGRYTKDGTNVPGTPPTAPLDVYEYRIKDGYLQIGKAKPRKGA, encoded by the coding sequence ATGAGCAAGCATCGAGTTACAAGACGTCAATTCCTGAGTTATACACTAACAGGTGTAGGCGGTTTCATGGCTGCAGGGATGTTAATGCCAATGGTTCGTTTTGCAGTTGATCCGCTTCTAAAAGGCGGAGCGGGCGATAATTTCGTGCCGACTGACAAAAAGGTAAGTGATATTACCAGTGAACCAACGCGTGTTGACTTCTCATTTAAACAAAAGGATGCCTGGTATGAATCCGAAGTAACAAATACAGCTTGGGTTTATAAAAATGAGAAAGGTGAAATTGTAGCTCTTTCTCCGATATGTAAACACTTAGGCTGTACTGTTGACTGGAATAAGGACAAGGAACATCCAAACCAATTCTTTTGTCCGTGCCACTACGGCAGATACACAAAAGACGGCACCAACGTACCAGGCACTCCGCCGACAGCACCGCTTGATGTGTATGAATATCGGATAAAGGACGGCTACTTGCAAATCGGAAAAGCAAAACCACGGAAGGGGGCGTAA
- a CDS encoding YpiF family protein has translation MKWVPQDIDMYLQAKEYVDTAVLPLLPVSFDEDMKQTASMTEFITILSIQLERQLKGRLLLLPGFSYLKSVEEDKLVEHLKVWETKILQKGFKHVFYVTSDSQWKTRENDLNGPLIWLPSLPLENMDEQYKTSILEEQVKQLLNIFIQKWRENEEM, from the coding sequence ATGAAATGGGTACCGCAAGACATTGATATGTATTTGCAGGCAAAAGAATATGTTGATACGGCGGTTTTGCCTCTTTTGCCTGTTTCTTTTGATGAGGATATGAAGCAAACTGCTTCGATGACTGAATTTATAACAATATTAAGCATTCAGTTGGAAAGGCAGTTAAAAGGCAGGCTGTTGCTTCTTCCGGGTTTTTCGTATTTAAAAAGCGTTGAAGAGGACAAGCTTGTGGAACATTTAAAAGTTTGGGAAACAAAAATTCTTCAAAAAGGATTCAAACATGTTTTTTATGTAACATCGGATTCGCAATGGAAAACGCGTGAAAATGATTTAAACGGTCCGTTAATCTGGCTTCCTTCATTGCCGCTTGAGAATATGGATGAGCAATATAAAACGTCTATTTTAGAAGAGCAGGTCAAGCAATTGTTAAATATTTTTATTCAAAAATGGCGCGAAAATGAAGAAATGTGA
- the ltrA gene encoding group II intron reverse transcriptase/maturase — MLMELILSRENLLTALKRVEQNKGSHGVDGMPAKDLRRHLYENWDSIRQSLREGTYKPLPVRRVEIPKPNGGVRLLGIPTVTDRFIQQAIAQVLTRIFDPTFSEHSYGFRPSRRGHDAVRKAKGYIKEGYRWVVDIDLEKFFDKVNHDKLMGILAKTIEDRILLKLIRRYLQSGVMINGVVMETDMGTPQGGPLSPLLSNIMLHELDKELEKRGHKFVRYADDCNIYVKTKKAGIRVMNSITNFIEKELKLKVNKEKSAVDRPWKRKFLGFSFTPNKTPKIRMAKESVKRFKNKIREITSRSKPYRMEERIEKLNMYLMGWCGYFALADTPSKFKEFDEWIRRRLRMCLWKEWKTPKTRIRKLRALGVPSHKAIEWGNTRKKYWRIACSPILHKTLDNSYWSQQGLRSLFERYHFLRHT; from the coding sequence ATGTTGATGGAACTGATTTTGTCACGGGAAAATCTCCTAACGGCATTAAAACGAGTTGAACAGAATAAAGGAAGTCACGGAGTAGATGGCATGCCCGCAAAAGACCTACGGAGACACCTCTATGAAAACTGGGACTCCATTCGACAGTCGTTAAGAGAGGGAACCTACAAACCCTTACCCGTTCGTCGAGTCGAAATCCCGAAACCGAACGGCGGAGTAAGACTTCTAGGTATCCCCACCGTGACTGATCGTTTCATTCAACAAGCGATCGCCCAAGTGTTAACGAGAATCTTCGATCCGACCTTCTCTGAACATAGCTACGGCTTTCGCCCAAGCCGCAGAGGACATGACGCGGTCAGGAAAGCAAAGGGCTATATCAAAGAAGGATATCGCTGGGTGGTCGATATAGACTTAGAGAAATTCTTTGACAAGGTGAACCACGACAAACTGATGGGGATCTTGGCGAAAACGATCGAAGATCGGATTTTACTTAAGTTAATCCGCCGGTATCTTCAATCAGGCGTGATGATAAATGGAGTGGTAATGGAAACAGACATGGGAACGCCACAAGGTGGACCGCTTAGTCCACTATTATCAAACATCATGCTTCACGAGTTGGACAAGGAACTTGAGAAACGTGGACATAAATTTGTACGGTACGCGGATGACTGTAATATCTACGTGAAAACAAAGAAAGCAGGAATTCGTGTCATGAACTCCATTACTAACTTTATCGAGAAGGAATTAAAGCTCAAGGTAAATAAAGAGAAATCGGCGGTAGACCGTCCTTGGAAACGGAAGTTTCTCGGTTTTAGCTTTACACCAAACAAAACACCCAAGATACGGATGGCGAAAGAAAGTGTGAAACGATTCAAGAACAAGATCCGTGAAATCACATCCAGATCCAAACCGTATCGAATGGAGGAAAGAATTGAGAAACTGAACATGTACCTAATGGGATGGTGTGGATATTTTGCCTTGGCAGATACACCAAGCAAGTTCAAAGAATTTGATGAATGGATAAGACGAAGACTTCGAATGTGTTTATGGAAAGAGTGGAAAACGCCGAAAACAAGAATTCGGAAACTTAGAGCATTAGGTGTTCCAAGTCATAAAGCAATCGAGTGGGGCAATACACGCAAGAAATACTGGCGGATTGCCTGCAGTCCCATTCTACACAAAACCCTCGATAACTCCTACTGGAGTCAACAAGGGTTAAGAAGTCTATTCGAGAGATATCATTTTCTACGTCATACTTAA